CTATCGCTGCAAATTCAAAAGCATGAGTTGGATCGCCGCACCAAATGTCGTGGGGGTTCCACCATTGAGGGGATCCTTGTGCAATGGTCTAATTTACCGAAAAAGTCTAGCAACCTGGGAGAATGAGAAGGAGCTTCACGTGAGATTTCCCAGCATTGCGGCTTGGGGACAAGACACTGGTAAAGGAGGGGTATGTTATCGGCCCATCCATGACTAATCAAGCCACTACTAGGGATCAACGCCCATAGAGGATCCGACAGCCATCCAACCGGTACCGTACTGCTAACTGTAAGACTACACAAACTCGAGCGCCACACTGTAATCGACATGAAAGGAAATTCTAGACAACACTATTTCAAAAAAAAAGTCCTAGACAACACATCTCCTTTACCacctactccctctctctctctctctctctctctctctctctctctctctctctctctctctctctctctctctctctctgctaccATTCCCCTTCCTTCTCCCGTCAATTCGAATTATATAAGAGAGAGATGTGCCTCGGATAGATATAATTGAAAGTAGATCATGACAGTATAGATGTCAAGCTATGTCTTGTTTGTTGGTGTTTGCACACAACGTGTTGCTGAAATACCTTCAAGGATTTAACTTACTTTGGTTGCTTTGTCGAAGGCGTTGTCTGCTTGCTAATGTGTTGGCCTTCAGTGGTTAGTCTCGACAAGCAAAATGAAAATATGTGTCCTAGTTGTGTAAGGCCGGACGCGGCAAAGGCGAGGTGTGGGTGTTCCTCCATTATCGAAGGCGTTGTTGCAGAAGAAGTAGATTTAGTCTCAATGCTTTATTCATATCTTATAGTGACTCTATTGTGGTTGCTTATGTTCTGTACATCATTTATTGATGTTTTTGACCCCATTGCCTTATGTCAACTTTAATTTAAAAAATGGTCGTGCGAATCATAACAATGCAGAGGTTGGGGTTCCAACCATCTTTAAAAAAATTGTCAGCCGGTTCAAATGACATATATGTTTGTTGCCCCTAACGTTAAGTTTAATGTTATGCTTACATATTATGGTCACCATACTTACAAATTTGGATCAATCAGTTAGCTAGATCCTTGGAATGTCATAGCAACGCAGTTGAGGATGAGCCGGAAGAAAGACGGTCGCCGCCGGTGTTGACCAAAGAAGAGCCAACACTATTGGAGCTGGAGGCGGAGCTGTCAATGGAGAAATTAAGCCTCATCCGCGCCGGAGGACGACGCAGGGTCCGGCACAGTCCTGTACATGTGCAATGGGAGTGCTCGCAGCCTCGCCTCATTGGACTGCAGGACGTACCGGTCAGGGTGCCCGCACTAGAGCCCGTCGACAAGCACCCGCGCCATCCACCGCTCGTCCGCCTTTTCACCCCTTAGCCGCTCATCGGCCACGTTGAGGATCGTGTTCCTTTCGTACAAGCTCCACACCCACCTGACCAGTGTGAAGGATTTTCCCGAGGTCTCCATCACTAGCCAGCCGCCCGAGACGATTTGCAGGAGGACGACACTGAAGTTGTACATGTCCAACTCGGTGCATGGCCGTCGCGTGTTGAAGAACTCCAGGTAGATGTACCCGACTGTGCTGAGCACGGCCTTGGTGGTCTGCATCAACCTAGTGTCGTGGTTGAAGAGCCGGGCCAACCCGACGTCCCCGTGCTTGGTGCTCATCGATGAGTCAAGCATGATGTTGCTTGGCTTGATGTCGCCATGCACGACGCACTGCTCCCATTCCCATGGAGGTAGTGTACCGCGGATCCCAAGCCAAGGATTATCTTCTACCTCTATGGCCATGTCAAAATACCGGATGTCCTTGCCGTAGAGGTGCATGTCTAAGCTGCCCTCGGTGGCGAACTTATAGACGACGAGGAGACCCCTGTAGCTGTCGTACCAGCCCAGCAGCTGGATAAGGTTGCGATGCTTCTGTCTGCTGATAATTCTCACCTCTGGCTTTAACTCATTTCTCCCTGCAGCGACGACTCCGCCGACAAAGTTTTTTTTAGTCCAACGCTTGGCAGAGGAGTATATTTAGGCGCGCGCTGAGCCGAGGAGTAAATTTTTTACTCCTTTATACGGGTTAGGAGTTCTCTAGCCTTTTAGGGAATCAGCTAGAGATGTCCTTACAAATATGGGTGAGTCTACCTAGATCCTTGAAATGTTGTAGCAACGCAGTCGAGGACGACTCAGAGAAATGGGTGATGTTGCCGATGCTGACCAAAGAAGAGCGAACACAACTGGAGCCCAAGCTATCAATGGAGAAAGGCCCGTACGGGCCAGACGACGTGGGATCCGGCACAGTCCTGTACATGTGCGGTGGCAGCACCGGCAGCCTCACCTCGTCGGACTGCAGGACGTGCAAGGCCTGCGCGATGGACGGCCGCTCGCCCTGGTCTGGGTGTGCACACCAGAGCCCGACGATGAGCACCCGCTCCATCCACCGAGCGTCCGCCTCGTCACCCCTCAATCGCTCGTCTGCCGCATCAAGGATCGCATTCCTCCCATACAGGCCCCACACCCAGCTGAGCAGAGTGAAGGACCTCTCCGGGGTCTCCATCACCGGCCGTCGGCCAGAGGTGATCTCTAGGAGGACGACGCCGAAACTGTAGACATCCGACTTGGTGCTAGGGC
This sequence is a window from Aegilops tauschii subsp. strangulata cultivar AL8/78 chromosome 7, Aet v6.0, whole genome shotgun sequence. Protein-coding genes within it:
- the LOC120969691 gene encoding L-type lectin-domain containing receptor kinase IX.1-like, producing MYHELVAATSNFAKEEKLGRGGFRSVYRGHLTLTPAAAVGSDQDRREVAVKVLSVESSAQGRKEFEAEVRIISRLKHRNLVQLLGWCDSRKGLLLVYELVAESSLDRHLYSKDGTYLTWPQRYNIILGLGSALRYLHVEWEQCIVHGDIKPSNIMLDLSLSTKLGDFGLARLIDHGAGSMQTTKAVLGTVGYIDPEFVNTRRPSTKSDVYSFGVVLLEITSGRRPVMETPERSFTLLSWVWGLYGRNAILDAADERLRGDEADARWMERVLIVGLWCAHPDQGERPSIAQALHVLQSDEVRLPVLPPHMYRTVPDPTSSGPYGPFSIDSLGSSCVRSSLVSIGNITHFSESSSTALLQHFKDLGRNELKPEVRIISRQKHRNLIQLLGWYDSYRGLLVVYKFATEGSLDMHLYGKDIRYFDMAIEVEDNPWLGIRGTLPPWEWEQCVVHGDIKPSNIMLDSSMSTKHGDVGLARLFNHDTRLMQTTKAVLSTVGYIYLEFFNTRRPCTELDMYNFSVVLLQIVSGGWLVMETSGKSFTLVRWVWSLYERNTILNVADERLRGEKADERWMARVLVDGL